The Alosa sapidissima isolate fAloSap1 chromosome 12, fAloSap1.pri, whole genome shotgun sequence nucleotide sequence GCTAGTCATTATGAGCTGTTCAGTGTGAGCTGTTCAGTGTTAGCGAGTCAATGTGAGCTGTTCAGTGTTGAAGTGAGTGATCTATACCACAGCAGAACAGATCCAGGAGAGAACAGCACAGAAAAGAAACGCTTTCAGATTGTTCTATGAGTTTGATAGCTTGATTCCCGCAGCAGCAAACCACCCATAAGTGGCTTGAAGATGGAAAGCCCTACTTTGAGAAATAAAACACCAGCCGACACAACCCCTCATAGATATGAACTGTATCGACTGTTTATGTAGCCCTTATAATCCTCTTTGAACCTCGGCATCTGCAGTCCACTCCTACTGTATATGGTGGTAGAATATTAATCAGACACACATTAAGATCCCCCTATATTAATGCCTGTTCTGACAGGAGGCGGTTGGACCAACTGTTCAGAGGTTGTGAAACGTCCAGAGTACACTGATGATGGATGTCTCAAAGACACTTGCTGTGACATATTGCCTGTGTCTCTGCAGATGGCAGCTTGTAACAGTAGACCGAGAACTCTGTCTGTGTCAATGATACAGTGGCTAAAGCctgaaaaggcaaaaaaaagcATTGATGTAAGACTACACAGGCCACATGTGGTCAGAGAGGCACATCTCCACAGCAAATTACACCACACCACTTTCCCTTTAGCAGATGGGAGATGGAAGTGGACCAGACACTTATGGTGAAGAATAAACACATCCACACTGGCGCACATGACACCTATGTTTCTGCAGTGTGCTACTGTATTTAGTGATGTGGCATTGCAGTgggagatgtgtatgtgtgttctggCTAGTACACTCttgaaatgaatgtgttgaaaacaacacaactcaacacatccactccagatagggacaacacagtttgtgttgtttccaacacattgcttttgttattCGTTTCAAGAGTAgacacagtacagtatgtgttgaaaataacacaacttgtgttgttttttaacacatctttatgtccagatagggacaacacagtttgggttgtttccaacacattcgttttaactcattgagtgccaaaaacataatattaagtttttccttcccatgatgtgagtgccaaaaacgtaatattacgtttttagccttttttttaaaaaaaaaattacgaaactagacactctaacacaccttatatgtgattttgggaactctgtgatgaatggaaatatatatatgacgatcgaaaactcatgaaaacgcacaatcttgACATTTTaattggacattttatcataactcggttgccgctttgggtcgaattagtgacgcatgcacgtcaggtcaaaaccaggccattttcgtgggtctatcactaggttgtagtctcgccaggtctcgctgatcacttcccggaaagtttaccgATGTTTACAGGCaaccagtggtggaggaagtactgaacctcagtacttaagtaaaagtacaaatacacagagaaatatttactttagtaaaagtaaaagtaccacaatgacaaccctacttaagtaaaagtaaaaagtacctgcttttaaatgtactttaagcattaaaagtaaaagtatttgcataatgatttattctcttaatatctatattctaaaaggaaaaatcagtaggcctatgggctgtggcattaattaagctagttttaggttatactcgactagatagttttaagttaatgcagttgtgcttaccatctgtggcccagtttacattctgacctacaattctagagactgatctgctgagtaatatcattcagcaaaacacgagagcctgaagtttaacggggtagacaagggaaacgtcgggtggatcataatgccaattatgctgattgaacagaaaagttgctgagaaaggtgtctttatgatttgatgaagttcagtttcacttgcgcagacgcatagacattgaatgagcgctcacgttactaccccccaattgtaggctatgcatctttatttaatcacacacaattaaggaatatttcctaatctggaaaatgttacgttttttccggccaccggttcattaatagtctaccattcatttgtgccgcaaatgatcagacgtgtgacagaagcatgggcatagcctataacttcgctgatccgcggatagcaatctcatcggagaggaggccctaacgctgcagataacagacagagaaaggcacagaacacagttgcatgtacagtgtagccatgggtctggtgaatatagcctaccgaatgcagatggctacaagctcacgctttgcctggtctagactagaagcttacgtttctaagaatgcacgtagcgctccagaatctttggtagcaacaccccggtaaaacaaacgtgtttgtcagagagaaaaaaaaaactgatcataaaatgtatcgtaaaaaggaacgatggtgttgtagaaatgtagcggagtaaaagtacagataattgctgtaaaatgtaacgaagtaaaagtcaaaagtatgcactataaactttacttaagtaaagtacaaatacgtggaaaatttacttaagtacagtaaggaagtatttgtacttcgttacattccaccactgcaggcaacacttcatatttcatgaaagacgttatatctccatttctagaaaaaacagcgattttgatgaaaactagccactgtttagcttgggatttctcaggaacagaggcgtgtagaaatacatggtttgcacccactgagagcttaaagtctcaccttttaaacgagccattgtatgtgttcatagctataacacagaatatgctgtggctgtacaaaaatcaccaacaatggtctagattgctggcactctaggacaaagttttcgaaaacagcttggcattcaatgagttaagagtGTATCGGAGTTCCCAGCATTCTATGTGTTTTGTGTAATTTTGAGATTGGTGTTAAAATGACCATTGCATTCATGTGTAATTTCAGTTATTTAGTGACCAGTAGTCAGTATGTTATGTGAATGTCCTACTTCAAGGGATTTCAAGGATTTTCctttgtcacatacatagagGTACTGTTGTAAAACATGTAGTGAAATGACAGTTAGCTGCTCGACTTTCCTGTGCATAACCTTGGTGTCTTATAGTATAGGTTTGGGTAGGTTTTAGGGCCTTTGTGTTCCCAGTCTCAGTCTGATGTGTTTACGTGTAAGAACCGACTTCCTCTGCCGTTCTGTATCAGTGATCTGAAAGTTTCCCTGTGTATGCTTAATAAACAGCCCCCATGCCAAAGCAAAGTCTGAGTTTATGTTGTCGGAACACTGACAATTGCCCGTGCCGTGCCGCATATGGAATCTTGAAAAATAACTTTAAGTTAATTGATCATCAAATTCTGACTGAGTTGTTTCTTTGTTCTAGATATCAATGAATGCAAGCAGACTGAAATATGTGGGCCGTTTTCCAACTGCTATAACACCAACGGGTCCTTTCACTGCTCGTGTCAAAGAAATTATGTTTCATCAACTGGAGCCAAGTTATTTCAACCAGACTCACGGACAACTTGCTTAGGTATTTGTAATTTCCTACATGTTAATCAAACATGTATTACTGCTCAGAGGTCAGATTTGTGAATATTTATCTATATTTACCCAGATTGCCATCCTATGTTTCAGAGAACCCTGTGCCTAACTGTCACGAAGACAGAGAGTGTTTATCAAGTCGCATCAGAACCACCCTACAAAATGTCAGTTTCTCGGCCAGAGAGGGGGAAAGTTTTCAAAATCATATATAAACTGTGAGCTTATTGTAGAAGACCTTAGAGAACATCTGGCTATTTGACATGCAGGTGCTGCTCTCTGGTGTTAGGAAATAGTAACTACAGCCAATGCTCAGCAGTATAGAAACTACAGCTAAAATGTATAAATTTATATTTCATAGTTTATTTTTCAGAGAACAAAAAATATTGTGTAATAAAACTTGGTCCCTTGAAGTACATTTGAGTCATATAACTTATTTTAGAAGATTAACTTACAGTATAAGTTAGAATATATACAGTAGTATGACAATAAACATTATTTACAAAACTTGGCAATAAATCCTATTGTAAATAACCAGGGGAAAAAGGGTCCAAATATTTGTTCACTAGCTTATTATATTCACTGAGAAAGAGGTGTTCATGAGAGTATAAAGCCAGTGGATAATCCAATATTTTCACTTCCTGGCTGTGGCTCAGGTTCTCAATAGAGTTTTCTTTTCGGagtttgttattattatattttcttCCTTGCTTTGCAGATCAGCAGTCTAAGCCCTCCCCAGCAGCTGCTGAGGGAGATGAAGAAGCAAACATCAGGAGATTTAAACCCAGTTGATGTAATCGCCTACATAGAGGCTCTCTCTGCCGCAGCCATGAACTTTAGTAAAAGTGGGAGTAAAAGTTATTTTGATGAAGAAGTTCCTGTAAAGGAAGCCATTACGGTCAGTAACCCTCATTTGGTCAAATAAGCCCGATATACTGTACTCTTTAGGTTAAGGTATATTACTGTAGTTGTCATAGTTTGTCAGAATTCTCTTGTATTTGTAATAAAACTTTAGAGCTGTTTTCAAACATTCAGGGGTTATTTTTGGGCCACCATtcagttttttattattatcattattattatttgagtgCTAATCTACGTTTCCCTCCATATTGCCTTGCAGGACTTTGTTAAGACAGTGAACAATCTGGTGGAATTGAATGAGTTGGAGGCATGGGACAGAATAGAGGAACAGCAGCGAGACCTGACCCTGACCAAGCTCTTCCACTCAGTGGAGCAGGGGACTCTGGCCTTGTCCAAAATCAGCAGCAATGTTACCAGGGTGGAGGTCAATGAAGGTGACGTAGGTAAGACTATGACCatccagaagtgtgtgtgtgtgtgtctgtgtgtgtgcctgtgcctttttttgtgtgtgtgtgtgtgtgtgtgtgtgtgtgtgtgtgtgtgtgtgtgcatatgtgcatgtgtgtgtgtgtgcatgtgtgtgtgtgtgtgtgtgtgtgtgcgtgtgtgtgtgtgtgtgtgtgtgtgtgtgtgtgtgtgtgtgtgtgtgtgtgtgtgtgcatgtgtgcgtgcgtgtctgtgcattttctgtgtgtgtgtgtgcatgtgtgtgtgtgtgtgtgtgtgtgtgtgtgtgtgtgtgtgtgtgtgtgtgtgtgtgtgtgcgtgtgcatgcaggtGTATTTATTCAAAGCTAATACAGTATATCTCTTTTTATGGATACTGGTGGTCTTGTTAGACCCTTGTCAATTCAGTTTAATACAGAAGTCAGTCCCATACTTAATCTAATTAATCAATTAAGCATGAAAGTTACTTCATTAATTCTGCTACACTCATCTACACTATGCAATCAAGTCTAACTTCAGGGCACTTCACAGATGGATTGACTGAATTGGGATTAGCCAGAGGAAGTATTAGGCCTACACCCTCTCTACAAAactgtaaccaaaatatgtaaTAGAAAATTAACATTATAACAACCATATGCAGACTATTCCTATGCCTTCCTATAGTATACGCAACAATGTTGAAAGGAAAGGTGTATTTTATAAGGTTTGAAATGTATGGCGTGTTGAGTTATGTGGGCTAAATCAGGGCCTGCATTTACAAATAATCTTGAGGCTAAAATAAGTTCCTAACTGGGACATTTAGGAGAAACTCCtacatttcttttaaaaaaaatcttttacaaaaagtaattcattcAAGTAAAGCATTTTAGtgctaaaagtagcacctactGTAAGTCTGGGAGAGCTTAGGATTAGgcaagaggactcctaactcaccaAGACCAATTGAGAAAAGATTGGAAACCATCACTTTGAATCATTCCACgctgcaatgttttgaaatgcacatGCATTCACTTCCTCCAGGAGATCTCGATGGCAAGGGAGTAACTGTGCAGCATGTAAGGGATACAAGTACGCCACCACCAACCAGAACCAGAACCATTCATTATCCAAATATGAACTAAATTGTTTGCCTTCTTCAAACTtgaaccaataaaaaaaaacatattaacaaaaaacaaaaagtgaACTAAATGCAGTCCCACATTGTATTGCTACCTTCTATCTATGCAAATGTAACATCAGTTACATTTTGTAAACTTTGCAAAAATACTGGGTCAGTCCGTAGTGTATTCTGTTACTGGTTCATTTGTACCTTGTTATGTTtacttatttgtatttttttgtttatttgtttatttatttatttacctctCATCCTTCACGGTAGCGTACTTATGCCTATACTTAGCAGCACAGACCTGTCATTCAGCAGCTGATCATGGAGGTGACAGCAAGCAAGCTGGTGCAGGAAAGTTGACATCAACCCTGTCAACAGTGTTCTTATCTTATcctaggagttgtcatttttgtctTGCTAAAACCAGGTTTCAGTATCTTTGTGAATAGGTGTACGTTAGTACTTCAGTGTACTTCATAGTACTTTGCTGCACTCTAGTGGACTGTAGTGTCCTCGTTACGTCCATGGCCTCTACGACTGACACATCAAAACACTGTGGTGACAGCAAACAACATCAAGTCAACCATGATGTTTTAATGGATAATTTTGTGCATGTTTTGTCTTTAATGATTTTGTGtgggatttttatttatttatttatttatttattttagtgagTGACACCTGTCCCTTTCTAATTGTACTCGACGGGAAGGCCttgcagtagtagtagtttttATTCAAGTGGGCCCACTGGAAGTATGCAACTCTCTTTCTCGCCATGGTTATATGGTTATCTGTTGTGACGTACAACCTATTTTATGTTCTCATTTTGCAGAATTAAAACTCTACACGCTGAAGGATcaggagaggaaaaagaaagTCTCTGTCTCCCTGGGAGTAAATACCATTGTTTTAACACCCAAAAAAGTAGACACAGCTTCCAGTGGTAAGGCTTGTCAAAATATTAACATTTTATTTACTATTTAATAGACAATAAACACAACAGAGAATAAGCACAATAATTTTAGACCTATCATAccaaaataaataactaaatagCTTGTGTGTTAGCATGGCATTACAGGAATTACATTCTAGTGtattttgatttttttcagTTTAACAACATAGACAGTGCTTATGATATTTCACTTATCTGGAATTTCGATATATCCATGGTGTATTTGTTGTATTTATTAGGAAGTGTCCCCGTGGTGTTTGTCAAGTACAAGCATATTGGGGTGGTCTTGGAGCCCAAAATTGACCCAGGATTGGTTGATTACACAAGGTTTGCTGCAGCTGGTCCGGTGATCGTGAACTCAGAGGTCATAGCAGCTGCCATAGGTTCTCCTCAGTTGTACTCACTTGAAGAAGTGTCTTTTACTTTGAAACATTCAGAGGTACTTCCTTTCTCAGTTTCTGCTTTTCCTGTTTTAGTGGAGTTTATGTAAGTCAAGTTTAGAGGAGATGGAAACATGTATAGACAACAAGAAAAGCCACAGTAATAGTCGTTATAGTCATTCATTAGTTGTAAATGCAGCGTTTTATGTAaactgactctcgccagatgaatttcgttccgcctagctccactcacatccatctgggatcgcttccgttTGCTTCGCTTCAGGATTGATTTCGACACCacattttatggtagagccaatcaggacgcagggcgggagtttcatagatgtgacatagcggagaagcgactgtgagactgttttgATTCAGACAACAATGGCGGCTCGCATCGAGGAAGCAAGCGTCAACATTGATGCTGCTATTTCATTCGTGTTGTCCAATCAACCCAATATTTTTTCGTTAAAAGAACATCAGAGAACGGCTCTGAAGGCTTTTGAGTAGTTGAAGTAGCATGTCAATaaatgacggacaagtggcttatccaatcatatgtaaggatttttgataaggcccagccttctgaaacacctctccaatggagcgatcccagatggatgagtggagctacgcggagcgaaattcatcttgcgagagtcaggttacgtTTTATGGGCTCTCTGCATAAAAATTGCATAGTTGTGATGGATTGTCTTGaataaaaagtggaataatTAGAGGTTACCAGGCAACTTTTACTGCATTTAATTTGAGTTTTTTCTAAatatgtgtttttctgtgtccaCCCTTGGCCATTGTGTAGCCCATCGATCCTGTGGCTGACATGACGAAGTGTGCATTCTGGGAGTATTCTCTGGACACTATGGAGGGCCGCTGGGCCCTGGCGGGCTGCCAGCTCTCTCACGTCAACAGCTCCCACACCATGTGCACCTGCAATCACCTGACCCATTTCGCCATCCTCATGTCCTCAGGACGGGCTAATGTGAGTTCTCACCGTAGGCATGTTCCCTCCTCCATTAGTTAAAGTTCAGTTTAGATGACTATAGTTATGCCCACGATTAACTCTCCTTAGGTCCTATGTTGTAAACACTTTTTATGTACAATTTAGATttttattgtgttaaatgacattgcaaagtTAATTCTGGTTACTAGAGTCAATAAAAGATAATTTTCTACATTCATCATGAGCCATTCATAGAATATGTACACAGTTTGggacataagtataagtataagtatatattttgatcccgtgagggaaatttggtctctgcatttaacccaatcggtgaattagtgaaacacaaacagcacacagtgaatctatctatctatctatctatctatctactgtatctatctatctctttaaATATCAAGAAGGAGCTCTTATTGTTAATGCAACTGAGTGAATCTCAGAGATGATCTCATATTCGGTGTCTCTCTACTCAGCTTGTGGCCCACTACAACATCCTGACCAGGATCACACAGCTGGGCATGGTGATCTCACTCATCTGCCTGTCCATGTGCATCTTCACCTTCTGGTTCTTCAGTGAGATCCAGAGCACCAGAACCACCATACACAAGAACCTGTGCTGCAGCCTCTTCATGGCCGAGTTCATCTTCTTAGTCGGGATCAACATGCACTCCCACAAGGTGAGCAGAGCAGCAGGCCCATGCACTCACATGGGTTTACCAGAACATTTGTGatcctgcaaggcgaaaccagtggCTTTGGTAAAATGTACAAAATGAAGttattgtgctcacatgaacgacatgaacggccataaactaagctttctaacgagggtattgcaaaaagtatcgctaagataaccgcatccaaagttggcatggttcttcatcacgatacgccagaagaggagaaaatcacatttttaagtaaattgtcacgctaatgtgttgaatcttcatctaaataaagtcagggtttaacagtcaaaacttATGTTTTTCCCTCAAATTTGTTCACAAATATGTAACGTGAAATTCGACATTTTAACCCAtacgtttgtttatcgtggattttctcaaaatagcaccaaagcgactggtttcgccttgcagggtcacatttttCAAATTGTTTATGAATTGATGAAAGCATGCCAACATTTTGATCTCACATTTTTGTTCTTATATGAGAGTTTTATGTCAGTTTCTCCTCCATTTTCCAATCTTACGGCACACTGCCATACCTCTGCTCTGATTGAGTTATTTTCTAAATCATACTGCTTGTCACTTTATCGACAAAATAATGCTATTAAAAGCATATAGCCTACTTACTTTTAGCCCAATTAATAATTGGTGTTATTTGCATTAAATAACTGACTACCGCTGACTAAATTATTGCATTTGACTTTCATTGTGAAAGCTGTGTACAGTGTACACCCTAATTAGTATTGGATTTTCTTTTCTAGCTGTTTTGTTCTGTGATTGCTGGGTTGCTGCATTATTTCTTCCTGGCTGCGTTTGCATGGATGTGTATCGAGGGCATTCATCTCTACCTGATAGTCGTTGGTGTCATCTATAATAAGGGCTTTTTGCATCGCAATTTCTACATATTTGGATATGTGAGCCCAGCTATTGTAGTCGCCATATCAGCCACACTTGGTTACAAATACTATGGAACTAACACAGTGTAAGTACAACTGGTCAAAAGTCACAAATCGGTTTTGAATAACATATTTAGAAAAGAGCTCATTGAAT carries:
- the adgrl4 gene encoding adhesion G protein-coupled receptor L4 → MSHLLNSSMKLVLLEAWIFSVLTQGIFSDTCPNCHELAKCENKTCKCKDGFTGNGITNCQDDDECERVPYICGDHATCTNTLGSYHCTCKAGFSSTNGAKEFWPNDGTHCEDINECKQTEICGPFSNCYNTNGSFHCSCQRNYVSSTGAKLFQPDSRTTCLENPVPNCHEDRECLSSRIRTTLQNISSLSPPQQLLREMKKQTSGDLNPVDVIAYIEALSAAAMNFSKSGSKSYFDEEVPVKEAITDFVKTVNNLVELNELEAWDRIEEQQRDLTLTKLFHSVEQGTLALSKISSNVTRVEVNEGDVELKLYTLKDQERKKKVSVSLGVNTIVLTPKKVDTASSGSVPVVFVKYKHIGVVLEPKIDPGLVDYTRFAAAGPVIVNSEVIAAAIGSPQLYSLEEVSFTLKHSEPIDPVADMTKCAFWEYSLDTMEGRWALAGCQLSHVNSSHTMCTCNHLTHFAILMSSGRANLVAHYNILTRITQLGMVISLICLSMCIFTFWFFSEIQSTRTTIHKNLCCSLFMAEFIFLVGINMHSHKLFCSVIAGLLHYFFLAAFAWMCIEGIHLYLIVVGVIYNKGFLHRNFYIFGYVSPAIVVAISATLGYKYYGTNTVCWLSTENNFIWSFIGPACLIILVNLMAFAVIIYKVYRHTAVKKPEISHYENIRSCARGALALLFVLGATWTFGVLHILNETTLTAYLFTFANAFQGMFIFIFLCVLSRKIQEEYYRLFKNVPCCFECFR